A window from Bombus pascuorum chromosome 12, iyBomPasc1.1, whole genome shotgun sequence encodes these proteins:
- the LOC132912809 gene encoding ester hydrolase C11orf54 homolog isoform X1 yields the protein MIVADAHCLLFSEYKVILYINISIMTTLNPNELTIVKRDLHVPSLDEIKDVLKEGLIKNFADVEVEIVDCPDLTKEPFTLAAPGLGGNPTLLEIGGPAFLLPTVQKNKLYDIQQLLNHLQYKEDSFVVGAGAGPWPYLNSNCELIMNLTVSPSSVQNGTRISSVDTTNGNCVLQILPNTETRLALLANLFVIEGKPGKVLKVHAKRRTGNNDFIASMQKAIALHYPNNLVGLGGTFLMKDGKVKQHVMADFSKTPLKTEAQLNNWLHFYNMSTPLIAVGTFVSSESDLDLRVQHFHSFSHHGEGGHYHIDTTPETIEYLGYFNLGTTLYRVDKPLTGIQFGKD from the exons ATGATCGTCGCTGACGCGCATTGCCTGTTGTTCTCTGAATACAAG gtaattttatatatcaatatatcgATTATGACTACATTAAATCCCAATGAACTTACCATAGTAAAAAGAGACCTACATGTTCCTTCTCttgatgaaataaaagatg tctTAAAAGAAggattgattaaaaatttcgcGGATGTAGAAGTAGAAATTGTTGATTGCCCAGATTTAACAAAAGAACCTTTCACACTTGCTGCGCCAG gATTAGGTGGCAACCCAACATTATTAGAAATTGGTGGACCAGCATTTCTTCTTCCTACtgtacaaaaaaataaattatatgacATCCAACAACTTTTGAATCACTTACAATACAAAGAAGATTCTTTTGTTGTTGGAGCAGGGGCTGGTCCATGGCCATATCTAAATTCCAACTGTGAG CTTATAATGAATTTAACTGTTTCACCATCCAGTGTACAAAATGGAACTCGTATTTCATCTGTCGATACAACAAATGGAAATTGTGTGCTTCaaatattacctaatactGAAACAAGACTTGCTTTATTAGCTAATTTGTTTGTTATTGAAGGGAAACCAGGTAAAGTTTTAAAAGTCCATGCTAAAAGACGTACTggaaataatgattttattgcATCTATGCAAAAAGCAATTGCTCTGCATTATCCAAATAATCTTGTTG gATTAGGAGGAACGTTTTTAATGAAAGATGGAAAAGTTAAACAGCATGTTATGGCAGACTTCTCAAAAACTCCATTAAAGACGGAAGCACAACTTAATAACTGGTTACACTTCTATAATATGTCAACACCTCTAATTGCTGTTGGTACATTTGTCAGTTCTGAAAGT GATTTAGATCTTCGCGTTCAGCATTTCCACAGCTTTTCCCATCACGGAGAGGGTGGACATTATCATATTGATACAACACCAGAAACTATTGAATACTTGGGATATTTCAACTTGGGTACCACACTTTACCGTGTAGATAAACCACTAACTGGTATTCAGTTTGGAAAGGATTAA
- the LOC132912809 gene encoding ester hydrolase C11orf54 homolog isoform X2 translates to MTTLNPNELTIVKRDLHVPSLDEIKDVLKEGLIKNFADVEVEIVDCPDLTKEPFTLAAPGLGGNPTLLEIGGPAFLLPTVQKNKLYDIQQLLNHLQYKEDSFVVGAGAGPWPYLNSNCELIMNLTVSPSSVQNGTRISSVDTTNGNCVLQILPNTETRLALLANLFVIEGKPGKVLKVHAKRRTGNNDFIASMQKAIALHYPNNLVGLGGTFLMKDGKVKQHVMADFSKTPLKTEAQLNNWLHFYNMSTPLIAVGTFVSSESDLDLRVQHFHSFSHHGEGGHYHIDTTPETIEYLGYFNLGTTLYRVDKPLTGIQFGKD, encoded by the exons ATGACTACATTAAATCCCAATGAACTTACCATAGTAAAAAGAGACCTACATGTTCCTTCTCttgatgaaataaaagatg tctTAAAAGAAggattgattaaaaatttcgcGGATGTAGAAGTAGAAATTGTTGATTGCCCAGATTTAACAAAAGAACCTTTCACACTTGCTGCGCCAG gATTAGGTGGCAACCCAACATTATTAGAAATTGGTGGACCAGCATTTCTTCTTCCTACtgtacaaaaaaataaattatatgacATCCAACAACTTTTGAATCACTTACAATACAAAGAAGATTCTTTTGTTGTTGGAGCAGGGGCTGGTCCATGGCCATATCTAAATTCCAACTGTGAG CTTATAATGAATTTAACTGTTTCACCATCCAGTGTACAAAATGGAACTCGTATTTCATCTGTCGATACAACAAATGGAAATTGTGTGCTTCaaatattacctaatactGAAACAAGACTTGCTTTATTAGCTAATTTGTTTGTTATTGAAGGGAAACCAGGTAAAGTTTTAAAAGTCCATGCTAAAAGACGTACTggaaataatgattttattgcATCTATGCAAAAAGCAATTGCTCTGCATTATCCAAATAATCTTGTTG gATTAGGAGGAACGTTTTTAATGAAAGATGGAAAAGTTAAACAGCATGTTATGGCAGACTTCTCAAAAACTCCATTAAAGACGGAAGCACAACTTAATAACTGGTTACACTTCTATAATATGTCAACACCTCTAATTGCTGTTGGTACATTTGTCAGTTCTGAAAGT GATTTAGATCTTCGCGTTCAGCATTTCCACAGCTTTTCCCATCACGGAGAGGGTGGACATTATCATATTGATACAACACCAGAAACTATTGAATACTTGGGATATTTCAACTTGGGTACCACACTTTACCGTGTAGATAAACCACTAACTGGTATTCAGTTTGGAAAGGATTAA